The sequence below is a genomic window from Novosphingobium sp. KACC 22771.
CGCCGCAATCTGCTCTTTGCCCTCGCCTTGTCGGCGGGCATCCTCAATTTGGTCGACCGCCAGATCATCGCCGTCTTGAAACCAACCATCGCCGCCCAATTGCATTGGAGCGACGATGATTACGGCACGCTGGCCGCATGGTTTCAAACCGGCGCGGCCTTTGGCTTTCTGGCGGCGGGCTGGATTGTGGACCGGGTCGGGGTGAAATGGGCCAATCCGCTGGGGGTGGCCGCATGGTCGCTGGCGGCGATGGCGCATGGCTGGGTGCGGTCGATGGCGGGCTTTACCGCCGCGCGCATCGCACTGGGCGCGACCGAGGCGATGGGGACGCCCTCCAGCGTGAAAACCATCGCCACGATTTTCCCCGCGCATCTGCGCAGCGCCGGTTTTGGTCTGTCCAATGCTATGAACAGCATCGGTGCGGTCCTGGCGCCATTGGCCATTCCATTTGTGGCGGCCGAATATGGCTGGCGCGCGGCATTTCAAATGGCGGGCGCGGCGGGTCTGGTCTGGGCGGCGCTGTGGCTGGTGGCGGTGCGTGGCGTAGATTTGCGCGACGAAGTGGTGCGGATCGCGGGTGGACGCCTGTTCTTTGTTGAACGGCGGACATGGGTGATCGCCGTGGCCAAGGTGCTGTCCGATGCCACATGGTGGCTGCTGCTGTTCTGGATGCCGGACTACTTCCATCGTCAATTCGGCTTGTCGGGCACCGAATTGGCCGCGCCGCTGGCCGTGGCCTATGGCGGGGCGGCGGCCGGGTCGCTCGTCTCGGGCTTAGTCT
It includes:
- a CDS encoding MFS transporter, translated to MTARLSPFRRNLLFALALSAGILNLVDRQIIAVLKPTIAAQLHWSDDDYGTLAAWFQTGAAFGFLAAGWIVDRVGVKWANPLGVAAWSLAAMAHGWVRSMAGFTAARIALGATEAMGTPSSVKTIATIFPAHLRSAGFGLSNAMNSIGAVLAPLAIPFVAAEYGWRAAFQMAGAAGLVWAALWLVAVRGVDLRDEVVRIAGGRLFFVERRTWVIAVAKVLSDATWWLLLFWMPDYFHRQFGLSGTELAAPLAVAYGGAAAGSLVSGLVSARMLGRGVAVNALRKGVMLASALCVVPVPLALHSALVWQAVAIMALALAGHQGFSTSLFALIADIVPREKVGRVTGFGSFCGNLGGTAISKISGLVLAAGLGYAPLFGFAAVSYLLALGWIHLLIGRIEPVENQGDASSAFGH